The Coffea arabica cultivar ET-39 chromosome 9c, Coffea Arabica ET-39 HiFi, whole genome shotgun sequence nucleotide sequence AAGAAGAAAAGATAAACTGGTCTGGGGATACTCAAAATCTGGACAATACACTGTAAAGACATGATATGCAGTAGCAAGACAGCTTGATTCAAAACTCAGGGAACCGAGAGGACAAGATGCTGAAACAAGTCGGGAAATAAGAAAGCACAATGTATGGAAGAAACTTTGGCATATGAATGTGAAGGCAAAGCTCAAGCACTTTATATGGAAATGTTTACAGCAGTGCTTACCCGTCAATGAGATACTGTCAAAACGGCTAAGAAAGGGAGAAGGAAGATGTGGCTACTGTGGAGAAGCTGAGGAAATGATGGAACATTTGTTCTTCGAATGTGAAAATGCAACGCAGGTATGGAAAATGGCTCCAGTCAGATGGGAGGGGTTGCAAGACAAGGAACATAATCTATGGCTGTGGTGGGAACAAGTGACTCAAGCATTAAAAATGGAACAAGGACAGAACAGAGTCAACCTTACCATAAACATTTTGTGGCAAATCTGGAAATCCAGAAATAAAAAAGTTTTTGAAGGTGCAAATCAGAATCCTCTCAAAACTATACGGAAAGCACAAGCTGAGTGGCTAGAGtttgagcaagagagggagacACAAAGGAAGTGGAACGTGAGACGGACAAGTTGCGAACCCAAGCAAAGAAGGGAGAAGCCAAGGGAGGGAGTGATAAGGATGTACACGGATGCGGCCATATCAGCCAAAGGGATCAGGACCGGGCAAGGAATAATAGCAAGAAACTGGAAAGGAATACTATTGAAAGCTAAAGGTGTAGTCACACAGGGAAGGGGAATAGCAAGCAAAGAAGAAGCACTTGCCATACGGAACGCATTACTGATGGCTAAACAACAGGGATGGACACAAATTATAGTCCCATTAGATTGCAAATCAGTAGTTGAGCAAATTAACAGGAGCAGGGAGTATGATTTCACCATTGCAACAATTTTAGAAGATGTACAGGACCTAAGCACAGGTTTCGAGAGATgctcttttgtttttattcCTAGAACAGAAAATGTAATCAGCCATGTATTAGCACGTTTTGCAGTAAAGCTAGTACATGATATTGAGTGGGAAAATGATTTCCCAATCTGGCTGGTTTATTTAGTCAAGAAGGACTGCAGGGTAGTACCCCCTTTTTTGTAAGTAATACTTGTAAAATCAAGTGTTTTTAACAATATATAAAATGTTACCGTTTGTTGGAAAAAATTAGAGGAATAGAGAGGAGATACGGGGAAGGAGGGGGAGCAGAAAGAAGGagggaggaagaaaagagaTGGTGGTGGTGACAGTGGCACTAGGTGGTTGGTGGtgttattttcaattttaaagaaaaaaactccaaaaaattttcaattctaaAAATGCCTTAAAATACATCCCTAAAAACACgtataaaaattcaaaaatacctaactatctatagtaaaaatttttcacataCATTGCTATagtacaatttttttaaaaacactcTCAAAAATACCTAATTCATACGAAGTCTAAGTTTTTAACTCTGagcaaatggaaaaaaaatgtcACCAAACTATTACCGTTTACATGTTTAATGTCACTAAACTTTTTTGTTGCCCAAAAATGTcattgaattattaaattttACTCTTTTCTACCATTTCGTCTAATTTTGGTATTAACGTAGATGGAAGGCTCAGCAACCAAGCTAGATGCCTTATTTTTTAAGGGGTAAATTGGTCTCATCACCTTTGGCACAATATGAAAAGGAAGAAGGGTAAAGCCGCAGGTATTCATATCATGTGAAATTCTTCCCCAAAGATTTGAAGATTTGCCATGGCAAGACACAACAGGCCTCCTCCGATCTACAAATGTGGCACAATAACCATCTTGAGGACATGATGGACTGATAGGAACCTAGCATGGAGGTATGTTGAGTGTGCTCATGATGAGTTAAGTGTATGAAAATCTATGAAATTAGTTAGATCTACTAGAAGATGAAGTTAAAAAACCTTTTTTTGTTGCAGATTGGATAATATGGATACTGGGATTGATACGATGATAAAGTATGTAAACGTACCAAGCAAGTAATACCTGGCATTTTAGGAAAAGCGAATAGCTTAGAAAATGAGAATGAAATATTGAGAGAAAAAGCTCTAAAGATGCAAAAAAGATAGAAAAAATGGAGGTTGAAGTCAAAAAATTGAAGCAACAACTAGGGACATATAACCTGATGAAAAAAGGCATAATTGTTGTGCTGGTGATTTGgacacttgtgaattttgtaATGTAGATGTGGAGGCCTAGAAAGgacatttttctaaaaaattacaaattgaTGAATCCTAAAATGTCGCTTGATATTGCTGGAAAAGTGAGACAATAAGTAGTTTTAGTTTTAATCTTATTCTAAATTGTTGTATCATCTTTTGTCTGTTGTACTGTGATTGTTTTTTAAGTAACTTTGGTTGTATAAATCTTGCAAAATGTCCAGAGTATTAGTAAATGTTCACTATTTTTCAGCAATTTCAATTTGCAAGTCAAATTTCCAAATGTTTCAATGGCAAAACAAAATAGGATACATTGAACTAAGAAACATGTCCATTGGCTACAAAACAGGATAATGTGGTTCTTAACTTATGCCACAACGAACTTACAAAAGACTATGTGTCATATTTAACACCCCTACCAAAAAAATACCAGTTCGCATGAAGCTACCAATCCCTAAATAAATACACATAAACAACATAAGACAACAACAAATTTGGTTATTCTGTTCCAACCCATAAACTTTTCAGATACATAAGACCGAAACATAAGACATATAAACTTTTCTAATAGGCTATTTTTACGTAGCAGCAGTTGTTTCAGGCACAAGAGTTTCAAACAAATCTAATCTCACACTTTCAACATATGAAGCACccctcccccctcccccaaTTCTTCTTATTGTTAGTTTGATGGTCCCTTCGAGTGTGCATTAGAATGAGGCTACACAAAAAATTTTGATTCTGCAGTAGCTTGATCTCTATTGATATTGCCAGCACCCTCTACATCATTGACCATCTCTCCAGATCTGCTGCATGTTGTCCTCTTTGATGCAGTAATTGATTGAGTTGATATCTTAGTCCCTTTGGCTGGTCTCCTAGTTCCTGAAATGCACCTTCTAGATTCTTTAATAGGTTTAGC carries:
- the LOC113708266 gene encoding uncharacterized protein — encoded protein: MAMQNNIVLACCALHNFMHNHVPNDAYFVEEEVDAALADNLDQDNQMAGPQPLDMSAQEIASWNEDRRTTVDHIKNTPARRKKEVQAKLENMKEARNGTYLGLPMAIGRSKTQVFSFVMNKISNKLQGWKQKLLSQGGKEILIKAVIMAMPTYVMACFRIPRGLYRQITAKIASFAYKANLGISNNSKFASKQGNEGKIYERSKLDGKDSTQFSLLVLEELTQCKISFASWLVEKNRGRQIVARQLDSKLREPRGQDAETSREIRKHNVWKKLWHMNVKAKLKHFIWKCLQQCLPVNEILSKRLRKGEGRCGYCGEAEEMMEHLFFECENATQVWKMAPVRWEGLQDKEHNLWLWWEQVTQALKMEQGQNRVNLTINILWQIWKSRNKKVFEGANQNPLKTIRKAQAEWLEFEQERETQRKWNVRRTSCEPKQRREKPREGVIRMYTDAAISAKGIRTGQGIIARNWKGILLKAKGVVTQGRGIASKEEALAIRNALLMAKQQGWTQIIVPLDCKSVVEQINRSREYDFTIATILEDVQDLSTGFERCSFVFIPRTENVISHVLARFAVKLVHDIEWENDFPIWLVYLVKKDCRVVPPFL